DNA from Ananas comosus cultivar F153 linkage group 12, ASM154086v1, whole genome shotgun sequence:
gaagaatgccCGCCAAATATCCACACATTTCCCACAACAAACCACACAGCAAAGAAGCAGTCCAGTGCCATTTTAAAATGTTCAATAAGCGCATTAATCCTGTatatcacaaaatttatattatcttAAAGTTGAACCAATATAGTAGTCATAAAAGTGATCGAAAGCACACAAAATTCTTTGCATTTTGATAGTATTACCACAAAATGATTAATCTGAAAGccttaatatattaatatgcaAGAAGGGCTTTCTAATtaagaaaaatcaaatttcctGAGAATCAAGTGTACATACTTCACAAGAAAGTTTTTCCATATTGAATGGCTAGATGATCCCAAAAAAAAGGGTCCTAAGCATACAGAAAAAGAACCAACACCGCATAACTTTACAGCCACCACCTACTAGCTTACAAGTTGCATTACCAATGAAGAGCAATTCACTATGACCCCATGTTTTTTGCTAAAAGTCAATTAGTCTCAGAATacaattacaaattttgatacACCTTCTCTGAGAATTAAAGAGATTTTTAGTACAAGGAGCAAAAATAAGTCATGATCTGGTCTCTCGGATAACAGATTTAAAAAGCACCCATTATTTAGGATTGAATTTCATAAAGAATAACTGAGCATCACATTGACAGTTACTGAAAATAAAGAACCCTTTCACtcctattaaaaattattcaaaagaGTCTATCTTTAGCATCTGAATGTAACACAGGTGCTCAAAAGAACCAAGTAAATAGCGTCTCTCAGAAATTTCTGCGATGAAAAAGAATCATAAAGACAACAGAGATTAATATTGCAGTGGGCGAGATAAATGTTAAAATAAGGTACCTTGGATTAGCAGTTATTATATTTTGTCTTAATTGTGAGACCTCGGCATTTCCATGACCATGCACTCCTTCTGAATTTTGAGCACCAGAAATGACAGTGTAAGAAGATTGTGGAAGGTTGTCTGGAGAAGAAGATCCCTGACGTGATTCTTGTTCAGAGTTCAGGTTGTTGCGATGAATATAGCGCCAATAAAGATGAGGGAGGGTAGCAATACAGCCCACCGTATAACCAATAATCCACTCAAACAAAGGAGCTTTTGGGTGCTCATGCCTTGAGAGGGCGAGGACGATAACTGCTGCTATAATTTGGCTCACATTGACAACGAGCTCAACTGAGATCCAGAGTCCAGAGTTCAAAGGGCTTCTGCGAGTGGCACGATTGTAATTATCACCGCCTCTTCTATTGAAAGAAGCATTTCTAGAGTTAGATACAGTCGGTGATGGTAATGATGGTTGTGAGAGAGGAGGTGATGTGCTTGTTGAAGGTCTATCATTGTAATTTAAATCAAAGTCATCACGACCATTTTGATCAGAGATTGAGGCCGATCTTGGTATATCAATTGCATGCTCATGGGTGTTAGGGTTTGCTGTGCGGTCCATCAATAAAGGATGTCTATCAGTTTGAACTTCACTTTGTGGTTCCAGCAGGGAAACTGCCATCAACAAACACagctaaacataaaataaaaattggcaTAGAAGTGCTGAGCTTGCCTCGTTCCTAACCTTCACCAACTTTCCTCTTAATACGGAAACTTAATATCTCGGTAAGAGCTCGGTCCGatctccaaaaataaataactccAACTTCAATGAAGTTCTTTGGAATCACCACAGAACAATTTGCAATAAaccagaaaaataaaatctctttattttcttctattgGTGAAAGAGAAATTCAGAGACACCTGCAATGCAAGATATATAACATCGACAATTAGCACTACTGTACAAATTGTGAAACTTTACAAAATCAAAAGTATTTTCGTACACAAATAGCCAACTGAGGAGCTTCCACACATATATAACTACAGTAAACAATCCAAAATGAAGAATAGATAGATTAGTGGCCTAACAACGAACCTTCCTTTCACCCTATAAAATAGATATGTACTCTATGGCATTTTAACATAGGTGAAATATCTGATAGGTTTCATTGCTACAAGTAAACATTAATTATAGTGTATCTAGAGCTCATTAAAGATTTTAGTACATATATAACTTAAAGAAGGAAATGCACAGATATTAATTGCAATACTATGATTCCAATTATGAGATAATCAAAGTACAATGCCCCTAGGGTAATTATCCAACGACACAAATACAAAACGCCCTAGGCATCAAACTCCCATAAAATCCAAAAAGCAAATAAAGTCATCGAATCACGATACCAATCCCGAATCCCACTAAATCCATTCTAAACAGTTAGAAACTCatggaaaagaacaaaaattagGAAAATCCCATGAAAATTCCTGCAAAAAGCAACCAGCATAGATCGAAACAAACCGAGAATGTAATAAATAGTGCAGAAACCCTAATATTGTGTCACAAGCAAAACCAGATGCCATTTTCAGCTCATTGACCCCAAAAACGCCCACAGAGCCCCAATCCGCGAGTTTGTGAAGCACGAAAACACTAAAATGAACCCTAAATTAttcaattaatgaaaaaaatatcaattccaAACCAATCTGAGAAGAATCGGTTCCGAATGATAGGGAAAGCTCGAATCAATTCCATCCCTAAACGAAACCCTAAAGCGAATACTAAATTACTTGAGATCGAAGCAAATGGAGGAGGAATCGAGGGCGAAATCGTACCAAATCCTCTTCTAACCCATCGCCCTCGATCGGAGTCGAAGAGGAATCTCGTGGGATTCTCCTCaaattctctctcctctctcgccgttctcgttttcttttttccttttttttttttgattatttttgggGCGTCAGCTTTTGGGTGTATCCATTTCGTCGATGAGCCGTTGGAATATACGATGAGGTGAGAGGGCAAAATTGGAATTTCGCCTCTGCGCCGGTTTCAAATTGTCCGAGTAGGGAAATCATGAATCAATCTTGACCGTCCGATCAATCGACTTTGACGGTGATGGGGTGAGTTGGACGGTTGCCACTTGGAGGCTTGAAAACGATTTGCGGATTAGGTGTGCATTCTGAAACACGTGTCGGAATATCATTCGCTGTTGGTTGTGTTGTGCGTTTTAGAGGGGAGTCGGTTTGATTGCG
Protein-coding regions in this window:
- the LOC109718322 gene encoding E3 ubiquitin-protein ligase At1g63170-like isoform X1, whose amino-acid sequence is MAVSLLEPQSEVQTDRHPLLMDRTANPNTHEHAIDIPRSASISDQNGRDDFDLNYNDRPSTSTSPPLSQPSLPSPTVSNSRNASFNRRGGDNYNRATRRSPLNSGLWISVELVVNVSQIIAAVIVLALSRHEHPKAPLFEWIIGYTVGCIATLPHLYWRYIHRNNLNSEQESRQGSSSPDNLPQSSYTVISGAQNSEGVHGHGNAEVSQLRQNIITANPRINALIEHFKMALDCFFAVWFVVGNVWIFGGHSSSSDAPNLYRLCIVFLTFSCIGYAMPFILCAMICCCLPCIISIMGIREEMNQNRGATSESIDALPTYKFKLKRRRSGLESEINTEGQSEVGILAAGTDKERIILAEDAVCCICLGMYVENDELRELPCSHCFHKECVDKWLKINALCPLCKSEVGATSGSSSSTTNPSRRQNDRRVGNGLDLQQEMP
- the LOC109718322 gene encoding E3 ubiquitin-protein ligase At1g63170-like isoform X2; its protein translation is MDRTANPNTHEHAIDIPRSASISDQNGRDDFDLNYNDRPSTSTSPPLSQPSLPSPTVSNSRNASFNRRGGDNYNRATRRSPLNSGLWISVELVVNVSQIIAAVIVLALSRHEHPKAPLFEWIIGYTVGCIATLPHLYWRYIHRNNLNSEQESRQGSSSPDNLPQSSYTVISGAQNSEGVHGHGNAEVSQLRQNIITANPRINALIEHFKMALDCFFAVWFVVGNVWIFGGHSSSSDAPNLYRLCIVFLTFSCIGYAMPFILCAMICCCLPCIISIMGIREEMNQNRGATSESIDALPTYKFKLKRRRSGLESEINTEGQSEVGILAAGTDKERIILAEDAVCCICLGMYVENDELRELPCSHCFHKECVDKWLKINALCPLCKSEVGATSGSSSSTTNPSRRQNDRRVGNGLDLQQEMP